In Solanum lycopersicum chromosome 5, SLM_r2.1, the following are encoded in one genomic region:
- the LOC101267407 gene encoding 3'(2'),5'-bisphosphate nucleotidase 1, protein MEMATFTGLSSRSINSLTQKTLPLLTKNTKPHFPFSLLLTLRASKSTLRAVTMSYDKELDAAKNAASLAARLCQKVQKALLQADVQSKSDKSPVTVADYGSQAVVSVVLQKELCSASFSLVAEEDSGDLRNEEGKSTLQRIMKLVNETLASDGTYGTAPLSEEDVLAAIDSGRSEGGPSGQHWVLDPIDGTKGFLRGDQYAIALGLLDEGKVVLGVLACPNLPLSSLASHNLQDDQDKVGCLFYAQVGSGTYMQSLDGSTPIKVHVTDLDNPEEASFFESFEAAHSLHDLSSLIAKKLGVKAPPVRIDSQAKYGALSRGDGAIYLRFPHKGYREKIWDHAAGYLVVAEAGGVVSDAAGNPLDFSKGRYLDLHEGIIVTNQKLMPALLKAVKESLNEKASSL, encoded by the exons ATGGAAATGGCTACTTTCACGGGATTATCATCTAGGAGTATAAATTCGTTGACACAAAAAACTCTGCCATTGTtgacaaaaaatacaaaacccCACTTCCCCTTTTCACTTTTGCTCACTCTAAGAGCATCTAAATCAACCTTAAGAGCTGTTACAATGTCGTATGATAAAGAACTTGATGCTGCCAAGAATGCTGCTTCTCTTGCTGCTCGCCTTTGTCAA AAAGTCCAAAAAGCACTGTTGCAAGCAGATGTTCAATCAAAGTCTGACAAATCTCCAGTGACGGTGGCTGATTATG GCTCACAGGCCGTGGTTAGCGTTGTTTTGCAGAAAGAGTTGTGTTCTGCTTCATTTTCATTAGTGGCTGAGGAG GACTCTGGAGACCTTCGTAATGAAGAGGGAAAATCAACATTACAGCGTATCATGAAGCTTGTCAATGAAACACTTGCTAGTGATGGAACATATGGTACTGCCCCATTATCTGAAGAAGATGTCCTTGCTGCCATTGATAGTGGTAGATCTGAAGGGGGTCCTTCTGGTCAGCACTGGGTGTTGGATCCTATTGATGGTACTAAAGG GTTTCTAAGGGGAGACCAATATGCAATTGCATTGGGATTGCTAGATGAAGGGAAGGTGGTTTTGGGCGTCTTAGCCTGTCCAAATCTTCCATTATCTTCTCTTGCCTCCCACAATCTACAGGATGATCAAGACAAAGTTGGTTGCCTTTTTTATGCCCAAGTTGGTTCTGGAACTTATATGCAGTCTCTTGATGGCTCTACACCAATAAAG GTGCATGTAACTGATTTAGACAACCCTGAAGAGGCATCtttttttgaatcttttgaAGCAGCACATTCTTTGCATGACCTATCTAGTTTGATAGCAAAG AAACTTGGTGTAAAAGCCCCCCCAGTTCGAATAGACAGCCAGGCAAAGTATGGTGCTTTGTCCCGTGGAGATGGAGCAATATATCTGCGGTTTCCTCATAAAGGCTACCGCGAGAAGATATGGGATCATGCTGCTGGATATCTCGTTGTTGCAG AAGCTGGAGGTGTTGTCTCAGATGCTGCAGGAAACCCTTTGGACTTCTCCAAGGGAAGATACCTTGATTTACACGAAGGCATAATCGTTACCAATCAAAAGCTGATGCCTGCTCTCCTCAAGGCTGTTAAAGAATCTTTGAATGAGAAAGCTTCATCCTTGTGA